The following coding sequences are from one Candidatus Zixiibacteriota bacterium window:
- a CDS encoding isocitrate/isopropylmalate dehydrogenase family protein — protein MVHKVTLIPGDGIGPEITEAAVRVIEAAGVEIAWDRQEAGIPAVQTHGTSVPDQLLDSIHANKVALKGPITTLVGKGFRSANVTLRQRLDLYVNLRPVRTIGGVPSRYSKVNLVIVRENTEDLYSGIENMITPGVTQAIKVVTERASERVARWAFNYARKMGRKKITFVHKANIMKLSDGLFLKVFEDVAKDYPDIEAEDRIVDALCMRLVMDPTQFDMLLMGNLFGDIVSDLAAGLVGGLGVVPGANIGDEYAVFEAVHGSAPDIAGKNLANPTALIFSALLMLRHLGEDAAADRIWKSMVVTLAEGHKLTRDLGGTCSTTEFTDELVREIKSRT, from the coding sequence ATGGTGCACAAAGTGACGCTCATTCCCGGCGATGGGATCGGCCCGGAGATCACCGAGGCGGCCGTCCGGGTCATCGAGGCGGCGGGGGTAGAAATCGCCTGGGACCGCCAGGAGGCCGGCATTCCGGCGGTCCAGACCCACGGCACGTCGGTGCCCGACCAACTGCTCGACTCGATCCACGCCAACAAAGTGGCGCTCAAGGGGCCGATCACGACGCTGGTGGGGAAGGGGTTCCGGTCGGCGAACGTGACGCTCCGCCAGCGGCTTGATTTGTACGTGAACCTGCGCCCGGTGCGGACCATCGGCGGCGTGCCGAGCCGGTACAGCAAGGTCAACCTCGTGATCGTGCGGGAGAACACCGAGGACTTGTACTCGGGGATCGAAAACATGATCACGCCGGGGGTGACGCAGGCGATCAAGGTGGTGACCGAGCGGGCGTCGGAGCGGGTGGCCCGGTGGGCCTTCAACTACGCCCGCAAAATGGGCCGGAAGAAGATCACGTTCGTGCACAAGGCGAACATCATGAAACTCTCCGACGGTCTTTTCCTCAAGGTGTTCGAGGACGTCGCCAAGGACTATCCCGACATTGAGGCGGAGGACCGCATTGTCGATGCCCTGTGCATGCGGCTGGTCATGGATCCGACGCAGTTCGACATGCTGCTCATGGGGAACCTGTTCGGCGATATCGTCTCCGATCTCGCGGCCGGGCTGGTCGGCGGGCTCGGGGTGGTGCCGGGGGCGAACATCGGCGACGAGTACGCGGTGTTCGAGGCGGTGCACGGCTCGGCTCCGGATATCGCGGGCAAGAACCTCGCGAACCCGACCGCCCTCATCTTCTCCGCCCTGCTCATGCTGCGGCATCTCGGCGAGGATGCGGCGGCCGACCGGATATGGAAATCGATGGTGGTGACGCTCGCGGAGGGGCACAAGCTCACGCGGGACCTCGGCGGGACGTGCTCGACGACCGAGTTTACCGACGAGCTGGTGAGAGAGATCAAGAGTCGCACGTGA
- the groES gene encoding co-chaperone GroES has product MQIKPLADRVVVKPFEEAETVKGGIIIPDTAKEKPMQGEVVEVGPGRVNEEGKKTPMEVKKGDRVLYGKYSGTEVTIGGTEYLIMRESDIFAIVQG; this is encoded by the coding sequence ATGCAGATTAAACCGCTGGCCGACCGCGTGGTCGTGAAGCCTTTCGAAGAGGCTGAAACTGTCAAGGGCGGAATCATTATCCCTGACACCGCCAAAGAGAAACCGATGCAGGGTGAGGTCGTGGAAGTCGGCCCCGGCCGGGTCAACGAGGAGGGCAAGAAGACGCCCATGGAAGTCAAGAAGGGTGACCGCGTCCTCTACGGCAAGTACTCCGGCACCGAAGTTACGATCGGCGGCACCGAGTACCTCATCATGCGCGAATCCGACATCTTCGCCATCGTCCAGGGGTAA
- the groL gene encoding chaperonin GroEL (60 kDa chaperone family; promotes refolding of misfolded polypeptides especially under stressful conditions; forms two stacked rings of heptamers to form a barrel-shaped 14mer; ends can be capped by GroES; misfolded proteins enter the barrel where they are refolded when GroES binds) — protein sequence MAKQIDYNTEARAKLKRGVDKLANAVKVTLGPKGRNVVIDKKFGSPTVTKDGVTVAKEIELEDHFENIGAQMVKEVASKTSDDAGDGTTTATLIAQAIYREGLKNVTAGHNPMAIKRGIDRAVEVVGGEIKKMSKPVSGKQEIAQVGTISANSDKQIGDLIAEAMEKVGKDGVITVEESKSADTTLEVVEGMQFDRGYVSPYFVTDPDNMEAVLDEPLILIHDKKVSSMKDLLPILEKVAQAGRPLMIIAEDIEGEALATLVVNKLRGTIKVGAAKAPGFGDRRKAMLEDIAVLTGGKVISEEAGFKLENAVMSDLGHAKKVTLDKDNTTIVEGGGQKEAIKARINQIRKQIEDTTSDYDREKLQERLAKLAGGVAVINVGAATETEMKEKKARVEDALHATRAAVEEGIVPGGGVALLRCMKALDSLKVTEEEQVGVMIVRKALEEPIRQIASNAGAEASVVVDKVLAQTGAFGYNAQTDTYEDLLKAGVIDPTKVTRTALENAASIAGLLLTTEAVVVEQPEEKKPAPAAPDMGGMGGMY from the coding sequence ATGGCAAAGCAGATTGACTACAACACCGAAGCCCGCGCCAAGCTCAAAAGAGGCGTTGACAAACTGGCCAATGCGGTCAAAGTGACGCTCGGCCCCAAGGGCCGCAACGTCGTCATCGACAAGAAATTCGGCTCCCCGACCGTCACCAAGGACGGCGTCACGGTGGCCAAGGAGATCGAGCTCGAAGACCACTTCGAAAACATCGGCGCCCAGATGGTCAAGGAAGTGGCGTCCAAGACCTCCGACGACGCCGGCGACGGCACGACGACGGCCACCTTGATCGCCCAGGCGATCTACCGGGAAGGCCTCAAGAACGTCACCGCCGGCCACAATCCGATGGCGATCAAGCGCGGCATCGACCGCGCCGTCGAAGTCGTCGGCGGCGAGATCAAGAAGATGTCCAAGCCGGTCTCGGGCAAGCAGGAGATCGCCCAGGTGGGCACCATCTCCGCCAACTCCGACAAGCAGATCGGCGACCTCATCGCCGAGGCCATGGAGAAAGTCGGCAAGGACGGCGTCATCACGGTCGAGGAGTCCAAGTCCGCCGACACCACGCTCGAGGTGGTCGAGGGGATGCAGTTCGACCGCGGCTATGTCTCCCCCTACTTTGTGACCGACCCCGACAACATGGAAGCGGTCCTCGATGAGCCGCTCATCCTGATCCACGACAAGAAGGTTTCCTCGATGAAGGATCTTCTGCCGATCCTGGAGAAGGTGGCCCAGGCCGGCCGGCCGCTCATGATCATCGCCGAGGACATCGAGGGCGAAGCGCTCGCCACTCTCGTGGTCAACAAGCTGCGCGGCACGATCAAGGTGGGCGCGGCCAAAGCCCCCGGCTTCGGCGATCGCCGCAAGGCCATGCTCGAAGACATCGCCGTCCTCACCGGCGGCAAGGTGATCAGCGAAGAGGCCGGTTTCAAACTCGAGAACGCCGTCATGTCCGACCTCGGCCATGCCAAGAAAGTCACCCTCGACAAGGACAACACCACGATCGTCGAGGGCGGCGGCCAGAAAGAGGCCATCAAGGCCCGGATCAACCAGATCCGCAAGCAGATCGAGGACACCACGAGCGACTACGACCGTGAGAAACTCCAGGAGCGGCTGGCCAAACTCGCCGGCGGCGTGGCCGTCATCAACGTCGGCGCCGCCACCGAGACCGAGATGAAAGAGAAGAAGGCCCGGGTCGAGGACGCCCTCCACGCCACCCGCGCCGCGGTCGAGGAAGGGATCGTGCCCGGCGGCGGCGTCGCCCTCCTGCGCTGCATGAAAGCCCTCGACAGCCTGAAAGTCACCGAGGAAGAGCAGGTCGGCGTCATGATCGTCCGCAAGGCTCTCGAAGAGCCGATCCGGCAGATCGCCAGCAACGCCGGCGCCGAGGCCTCCGTCGTGGTCGACAAGGTCCTCGCACAGACCGGCGCCTTCGGCTACAACGCCCAGACCGACACCTACGAGGACCTGCTCAAGGCCGGCGTCATCGACCCGACCAAGGTCACTCGCACCGCCCTCGAAAACGCCGCTTCCATCGCCGGACTCCTCCTCACGACCGAGGCGGTCGTGGTCGAGCAGCCCGAGGAGAAGAAGCCGGCCCCCGCTGCCCCCGACATGGGCGGCATGGGCGGCATGTACTAG
- a CDS encoding peroxiredoxin, producing MRKIHVTLFIPAAVLLWAVGGRAAETVKVGDPAPAFTLPFATRDSVDLKGLSSAELAGKRYVLAFYPADWSSGCTAEMCMLRDEFAGFEKLGVIVLPVSGDYVFSHREWAQYHNLPFRLLSDPTREFGRKMGVYREDTGMFQRSVFVVGPTGTLEYVDYEYSVKDRDDFEALRDALGSAESRE from the coding sequence ATGCGCAAAATCCATGTCACTCTGTTTATCCCGGCGGCGGTGCTTCTCTGGGCGGTGGGCGGCCGTGCCGCTGAGACAGTCAAAGTCGGCGACCCGGCGCCGGCGTTCACGCTCCCGTTTGCGACCAGAGATTCCGTTGACCTGAAAGGGCTCAGCTCGGCGGAACTGGCCGGGAAACGGTATGTGCTGGCGTTCTATCCGGCCGACTGGTCGAGCGGGTGCACGGCCGAGATGTGCATGCTGCGGGATGAGTTCGCCGGGTTCGAGAAATTGGGAGTGATCGTCCTCCCGGTGTCGGGGGACTACGTGTTCAGCCATCGGGAGTGGGCGCAGTACCACAATCTGCCCTTCCGGCTTCTGTCCGATCCGACGCGCGAGTTCGGCAGGAAGATGGGCGTGTACCGGGAGGACACCGGGATGTTTCAGCGGTCCGTGTTTGTGGTCGGGCCCACGGGGACGCTGGAGTATGTCGATTACGAGTACTCGGTGAAGGACCGGGACGATTTCGAGGCTTTGCGGGACGCCCTGGGATCGGCCGAATCGCGCGAATAA
- the selD gene encoding selenide, water dikinase SelD yields MEDKRKQTTVRLTAEVTCAGUASKLAPQLLADALRNLAVSTHPDLLVGFNKADDAGVFRLSETVALVQTVDFFPPIVDDPFDFGRIAAANALSDIYAMGGRPLTALNIVGFPAAMDPWILGEILRGGAQKIEEAGAVIVGGHSVNDKEVKYGVAVTGLIDPRKVVTNAGARPGDRIYLTKPLGTGLITTGLKRGAVDPALVALVTAQMAELNREAAEAMVAVEARAATDITGFGLLGHAYEMAAASEVTIRLAADRLPLLPEAARLAGAGMIPGGAGANRAFLAGKVSVAPTVDKNLEHVMYDPQTSGGLFVAVPPDRALQFERELQKRSVPGRCIGEVEPRGAVALLVA; encoded by the coding sequence ATGGAAGACAAGCGCAAACAGACCACCGTCCGCCTCACCGCCGAGGTGACCTGTGCGGGGTGAGCGTCCAAGCTCGCGCCACAGTTGTTGGCGGACGCATTGAGAAACCTCGCGGTGTCGACCCACCCGGACCTGCTGGTCGGCTTCAACAAGGCCGATGATGCCGGGGTATTTCGTCTGTCGGAAACGGTCGCCCTGGTCCAGACAGTCGACTTTTTCCCGCCGATCGTCGACGACCCCTTCGATTTCGGCCGCATCGCCGCCGCCAACGCCCTCTCGGATATCTACGCCATGGGAGGCCGTCCGCTGACCGCCCTCAACATCGTCGGCTTCCCGGCCGCCATGGACCCGTGGATCCTCGGCGAGATCCTCCGCGGGGGCGCGCAGAAGATCGAGGAGGCGGGCGCGGTGATCGTCGGCGGCCACTCGGTCAACGACAAGGAGGTCAAGTACGGCGTGGCCGTCACCGGCCTCATCGATCCGCGGAAGGTGGTCACCAATGCCGGCGCCCGGCCCGGCGACCGGATCTATCTCACCAAGCCCCTCGGCACCGGCCTGATCACGACCGGTCTCAAGCGCGGCGCGGTCGACCCCGCCCTGGTCGCGCTGGTCACCGCGCAGATGGCGGAGCTCAACCGCGAGGCGGCCGAGGCAATGGTCGCTGTCGAGGCCCGGGCCGCGACCGACATCACCGGCTTCGGCCTTCTCGGCCACGCCTACGAAATGGCCGCCGCCTCCGAGGTCACCATCCGCCTGGCCGCCGACCGCCTGCCGCTCCTTCCGGAGGCGGCCCGGTTGGCGGGAGCGGGGATGATCCCCGGGGGCGCGGGGGCCAACCGCGCTTTCCTCGCCGGCAAAGTCTCGGTCGCCCCGACCGTCGACAAAAACCTCGAACACGTGATGTACGATCCGCAAACTTCCGGCGGGCTGTTCGTCGCCGTCCCGCCGGACCGAGCACTGCAGTTTGAAAGAGAACTCCAGAAACGCAGCGTCCCCGGGCGATGCATCGGGGAAGTCGAACCCCGCGGGGCCGTCGCGCTCCTCGTCGCCTGA